AACAGGGCTTCGGCCTCGGTCGGGTCGAGGTGTTCGCGCAAGGTTTCCTCCCAAAGCGCCAGCCAACGGTCAAAGTGCGCGGGGTCGATGCCGAGGTCGGCGTGGGCGGGGCCGGGCTGTCCCCGGTAGGCGCTCGGGCCACCCGTCACGGCCCGCCAGAAGCCCTCCAGCCGGGCGATGTGCATCGGCCAGCCTGCGCGCGGAAACGGCCCGA
The window above is part of the Deinococcus metallilatus genome. Proteins encoded here:
- a CDS encoding group III truncated hemoglobin is translated as MTQPLPLTHQGALFARLGDETLRRVLWAFYAKATRDELLGPVFTRKIGPFPRAGWPMHIARLEGFWRAVTGGPSAYRGQPGPAHADLGIDPAHFDRWLALWEETLREHLDPTEAEALLTLARRMRITLERHATQEPS